Part of the Cryptosporangium arvum DSM 44712 genome, GTTCCGGGGGCAGGTGTCCCTGACCCGGCGGGCGATCTTCGCCCGCGACGGCGGGCGCTGCGCGTACTGCACCTCGTCGGCGACGACGATCGACCACGTGATGCCGCGCAGCCGGGGTGGCCGGCACGTGTGGGACAACGTGGTCGCCGCGTGCACCCGGTGCAACCACGTCAAGGCCGACCGGACGCTCACCGAGCTCGGCTGGCGCCTGCGTCGCCGCCCCGCCGCGCCCACCGGTGTGGCCTGGCGGGTGCTGGGCCATCGCACGCCCGATCCGCTCTGGTACACGTGGCTCGACATCCCGGAACAAGCCTCGGCGTGACTCAGGGGAAACCCTGGGGTTGTCGTCCTTCGGTCGCAGTGAGCCCGAGGACTGGGGTCGTGTAGGTACCGTAGGGGTTCCTGGCGACATCAGAGGACGGCGCAAATGACCAGTGTGGGAGCGGACACCGTCGACCTGGTCTGCGGGCCGGACGGACCGCTTCCCGAGGGGCGCCAGCGGTACCGGCTGACCGGCCGGCTGGGCTCCGGCGGGCAGGCGGACGTGTTCCGCGGCGTGCGGCTCTCGAGCGGCGTGCGCTCGGCTCCGGTGACCGTGAAGGTGTTCCGCGAGGACCACCGGCGGCCCGTGCTCGACCAGATGCGCTCCTGGGACAAGGGCGACGCGGTCCTCATGGACCTCAACACGCGCGACGTTCCGGGCATCTGCCTGCGTGTCGACGGGTTCTACGGCGCGCCGCCGGTCGCCGCGAACGCCACCTCCGTGCTCGGTTCCAGCACCGACCGGCGGATCCCGTTCCAGGTGCTCGACTACCTGCCCGGTCACACGCTGCTGCAGCACGTGGCCAAGCAGGCCGGGGGCGAGGCCGTTCCGCGCCTGAACGGCCCGGCCGTGCTCACCACGCTGGCG contains:
- a CDS encoding HNH endonuclease, which encodes MPGTAVSLVLNATYEPLCVVPVRRAAVLVLTDKAVPVTEGDGLLRSTTTMVVAPAVVRLTRFVKVPFRGQVSLTRRAIFARDGGRCAYCTSSATTIDHVMPRSRGGRHVWDNVVAACTRCNHVKADRTLTELGWRLRRRPAAPTGVAWRVLGHRTPDPLWYTWLDIPEQASA